Proteins encoded by one window of Pigmentiphaga litoralis:
- the ilvA gene encoding threonine ammonia-lyase, biosynthetic, whose translation MASPTAYAPTAMSTDYLKRILTAKVYDVAVETALDPAPQLSARIGNTVLLKREDTQSVFSFKLRGAYNKMANLPPKALARGVIAASAGNHAQGVALSAQRLGCRAVIVMPVTTPQVKIDAVRARDGEVVLFGESFTDAYHHAKELEAKQKLTFVHPFDDPDVIAGQGTIGMEILRQHPGPLDAIFVAIGGGGLISGVAAYVKALRPEIKIIGVQTEESDAMMQSVRKGRRVTLPDVGLFADGTAVKLVGEETFRLARKYVDDFVVVDSDAICAAIKDVFQETRSVLEPSGAMAVAGAKQYLAANKWKNKTVAAIACGANMNFDRLRFVAERAEVGEAREAVFAVTMPEERGSFRRFCELVGGRNVTEFNYRMGTSAKAHVFVGLQISAHGESAKIAANFRRNGFTALDLSHDELAKTHLRHMVGGAAPMAENELLYRFEFPERPGALMRFLSSMSPTWNISLFNYRNQGADYGRILVGLQVPPSDQKVFAGFLKDLGYRYWDESKNPAYALFLR comes from the coding sequence TTGGCTTCGCCAACCGCCTACGCACCCACCGCCATGTCCACCGACTACCTCAAGCGCATCCTGACCGCCAAGGTCTACGACGTTGCCGTCGAAACCGCCCTCGACCCTGCGCCGCAGCTGTCGGCGCGTATTGGCAACACGGTGCTGCTCAAGCGGGAGGACACACAATCGGTGTTCAGCTTCAAGCTGCGCGGCGCCTACAACAAGATGGCGAACCTGCCGCCCAAGGCGCTGGCGCGGGGCGTGATCGCCGCGTCGGCCGGCAACCACGCCCAGGGCGTGGCCCTGTCGGCACAGCGCCTGGGCTGTCGTGCCGTGATCGTCATGCCGGTCACCACGCCCCAGGTCAAGATTGACGCCGTACGCGCCCGTGACGGCGAAGTGGTGCTGTTCGGCGAAAGCTTTACCGACGCCTACCACCACGCCAAGGAACTGGAAGCCAAGCAGAAGCTGACCTTCGTGCATCCGTTCGACGACCCCGACGTCATCGCCGGCCAGGGCACCATCGGCATGGAAATCCTGCGCCAGCATCCGGGCCCGCTCGACGCGATCTTTGTGGCGATCGGCGGCGGCGGCCTGATTTCCGGCGTGGCGGCGTACGTGAAAGCGCTCAGGCCCGAGATCAAGATCATTGGCGTGCAGACCGAAGAATCCGACGCCATGATGCAAAGCGTGCGCAAGGGCCGCCGCGTCACCCTGCCCGACGTCGGCCTGTTTGCCGACGGCACCGCCGTCAAGCTGGTGGGCGAAGAAACCTTTCGCCTGGCGCGCAAGTACGTGGACGATTTTGTCGTGGTCGACAGCGACGCCATCTGCGCCGCCATCAAGGACGTCTTTCAGGAAACGCGCAGCGTGCTGGAACCGTCGGGCGCCATGGCAGTGGCCGGCGCCAAGCAGTATCTGGCTGCCAACAAATGGAAGAACAAGACGGTGGCCGCGATCGCCTGCGGCGCCAACATGAACTTCGACCGCCTGCGCTTCGTGGCCGAACGCGCGGAAGTGGGCGAGGCGCGTGAAGCGGTGTTTGCCGTGACCATGCCCGAAGAACGCGGCAGCTTCCGCCGCTTCTGCGAACTGGTCGGCGGCCGCAACGTGACCGAATTCAACTACCGCATGGGCACGTCGGCCAAGGCGCACGTGTTTGTCGGCCTGCAGATTTCGGCCCATGGCGAATCGGCCAAGATCGCGGCCAACTTCCGCCGCAACGGCTTTACCGCGCTGGACCTGTCGCACGACGAACTGGCCAAGACTCACCTGCGCCACATGGTCGGCGGCGCGGCGCCGATGGCCGAAAACGAACTGCTGTACCGCTTCGAATTTCCGGAACGGCCCGGCGCGTTGATGCGCTTTTTGAGCTCGATGTCGCCGACCTGGAACATCAGCCTGTTCAATTACCGGAACCAGGGCGCGGACTATGGCCGCATCCTGGTCGGCCTGCAGGTGCCACCGTCCGATCAGAAAGTGTTTGCCGGTTTCCTGAAAGACCTGGGCTACCGCTACTGGGACGAGTCCAAGAATCCGGCCTACGCGCTGTTCCTGCGCTGA
- a CDS encoding MFS transporter gives MNTHASDPPKASRQTRKATASGWIGSALEYYDFFIYATAAALIFPQIFFPKSDPKVAIIASLATYGVGYIARPIGAVVLGHWGDTHGRKRVLILCMFLMGFSTVAVGLLPTYDQIGLWAPAMLVALRLVQGFAVAGEISSASSMILEHSPFGRRGFYSSFTLQGVQAGQVLAAAVFLPLAHYMSPDAFLSWGWRVPFIMSFLVIVAGYIIRRQVHETPVFQEVDAKGQVPKAPVIQAVTDSWRDMIRVMLCSLMNVIPVVATVFGAAYAVQPGYGIGFAKDVYLWIPVMGNILAVLVIPFVGNLSDRIGRRPPIIVGALASGLLSFGYLYAISIHNVPLAIVLSLLMWGVVYQGYNAVFPSFYPEMFPARTRVSGMAISQNVGTAFTALLPALFVTVAPPGSTDIPFTIGMITLSICGIAALSAWTARETYRVRMDDLGNAQAQPVDKAEYLRLRAQTMAKGEVGADPAATAPATSSSRH, from the coding sequence ATGAACACCCACGCATCCGATCCCCCCAAGGCGTCGCGCCAGACCCGCAAGGCGACTGCCAGCGGCTGGATCGGCTCGGCCCTCGAGTACTACGATTTCTTCATCTACGCGACCGCTGCGGCGCTGATCTTTCCGCAGATCTTCTTTCCCAAATCCGATCCCAAGGTCGCCATCATTGCGTCGCTCGCCACCTATGGCGTCGGCTACATCGCGCGCCCCATCGGGGCGGTCGTGCTGGGCCATTGGGGTGACACGCACGGCCGCAAACGCGTCCTGATCCTGTGCATGTTCCTGATGGGCTTTTCGACCGTGGCCGTGGGCCTCCTGCCCACCTACGACCAGATCGGCCTGTGGGCGCCCGCCATGCTCGTGGCGCTGCGCCTGGTGCAAGGCTTCGCAGTGGCCGGCGAGATTTCCAGCGCCAGCTCGATGATCCTGGAGCACTCGCCGTTTGGCCGGCGCGGCTTCTATTCCAGCTTCACGCTGCAGGGCGTGCAGGCCGGCCAGGTGCTGGCCGCCGCGGTCTTCCTGCCGTTGGCGCACTACATGTCGCCCGACGCCTTCCTGTCGTGGGGCTGGCGCGTGCCCTTCATCATGAGCTTCCTGGTGATCGTGGCGGGCTACATCATCCGCCGCCAGGTGCACGAAACCCCCGTATTCCAGGAAGTCGACGCCAAGGGCCAGGTGCCCAAGGCCCCCGTGATCCAGGCCGTGACCGACAGCTGGCGCGACATGATCCGCGTGATGCTGTGCTCGCTGATGAACGTGATCCCGGTCGTGGCCACGGTGTTCGGCGCCGCCTACGCGGTGCAGCCTGGCTACGGCATCGGTTTTGCCAAGGACGTGTACCTGTGGATCCCGGTCATGGGCAACATCCTGGCCGTGCTGGTGATCCCGTTCGTGGGCAATCTGTCGGACCGCATCGGCCGCCGCCCGCCCATCATCGTGGGCGCCCTGGCCTCGGGCCTGCTGTCCTTCGGCTACCTGTACGCCATCAGCATCCACAACGTGCCGCTCGCCATCGTGCTGTCGCTGCTGATGTGGGGCGTGGTCTACCAGGGCTACAACGCCGTGTTCCCGAGCTTCTATCCCGAAATGTTCCCGGCGCGCACCCGCGTGTCCGGCATGGCGATTTCGCAGAACGTCGGCACGGCGTTTACCGCCCTGCTGCCCGCGCTGTTCGTGACCGTCGCGCCCCCCGGGTCCACCGACATTCCGTTCACCATCGGCATGATCACGCTCAGCATCTGCGGCATTGCGGCCCTGTCGGCATGGACGGCTCGCGAAACCTACCGGGTGCGGATGGATGACTTGGGCAATGCGCAGGCGCAGCCCGTGGACAAGGCGGAATACCTGCGGCTGCGAGCACAGACGATGGCCAAGGGCGAGGTGGGCGCTGACCCGGCCGCGACCGCGCCAGCCACCTCGTCATCGCGCCATTGA
- a CDS encoding shikimate dehydrogenase family protein, whose translation MITGTTRLIAHIGFPTDSFRAPMIYNPWFDSRGIDAVVVPMGVRAQDYPATLCQLFTLTNLAGALITMPHKITTMDLVDEVTTTARVAGACNAVLRRPDGSLLGDMFDGAGFVRGVQRKGVALTGARVLVSGNGGVGCAIAASLAAAGVAELALYDVSAASSHALAVRLAEHYPDLAIETGSNDPAGFDLIVNASPLGMQASDPLPFDVSRIDPETFVGEVVMKETMTPLLKAAQAKGCGIQVGTDMLFEQIPAYLEFFGFGTATADELRKVARLPE comes from the coding sequence ATGATCACAGGCACCACCCGGCTCATCGCGCACATCGGCTTTCCCACCGACAGCTTTCGTGCGCCGATGATCTACAACCCCTGGTTCGACAGCCGCGGCATCGACGCCGTCGTCGTGCCCATGGGCGTCCGCGCGCAGGACTACCCGGCCACCCTGTGCCAGCTGTTCACGCTGACCAACCTGGCCGGCGCGCTGATCACCATGCCGCACAAGATCACCACGATGGACCTGGTTGACGAGGTCACGACCACGGCCCGCGTGGCCGGCGCCTGCAACGCGGTGCTGCGCCGGCCCGACGGTTCCCTGCTTGGCGACATGTTCGACGGCGCGGGCTTTGTGCGCGGCGTGCAGCGCAAAGGCGTCGCACTGACCGGCGCCCGCGTGCTGGTGTCGGGCAACGGCGGCGTCGGCTGCGCCATCGCCGCATCGCTGGCCGCGGCCGGCGTGGCGGAACTGGCGCTGTACGACGTGTCGGCTGCGTCGTCCCACGCCCTGGCCGTGCGGCTGGCCGAGCACTATCCCGATCTGGCGATCGAGACCGGATCGAACGATCCCGCCGGCTTCGACCTGATCGTCAACGCCAGCCCGCTGGGCATGCAGGCCAGCGATCCCCTGCCCTTCGACGTGTCGCGGATCGATCCGGAAACGTTCGTGGGCGAGGTGGTGATGAAGGAGACGATGACCCCGCTGCTGAAGGCCGCGCAAGCCAAAGGTTGCGGCATCCAGGTCGGCACGGACATGCTGTTCGAGCAGATCCCGGCGTATCTGGAGTTCTTCGGGTTCGGGACGGCGACGGCGGACGAGTTGCGGAAGGTGGCGCGGTTGCCGGAATGA
- the prpF gene encoding 2-methylaconitate cis-trans isomerase PrpF, producing MTQLRVPAVYMRGGTSKGVFFHAGDLPADPGQRDRLLLRVIGSPDPYGKQIDGMGGASSSTSKVVIIATSARDDADVDYYFGAVDIEKPVVDWSGNCGNLTAAVGPFAISEGLVSVPPDGIAVVRIWQANISKMIVARVPMKDGEVMEEGDFELDGVTFPAAEIKIEFMEPGGDADDEGGAMFPTGNKLDVIDVPGVGPVEMTMINAGNPAIFIDAATLGLTGTELQKDVSGNADLLKKAEAIRAHAAVAMGLGASAEEVSRTRLHTPKLAFFAKPASYTASNGKAVGQDQIDIVARIFSMGALHHAMTGTGAVAIAVGAAIPGTLVSRVLGGSQTSIRFGHPSGTLAVGAEAKEVEGEWVVTKAIMSRTARRLMEGVVRVPAVG from the coding sequence ATGACCCAGCTTCGCGTTCCCGCCGTGTATATGCGCGGTGGCACCAGCAAAGGCGTTTTCTTTCACGCAGGCGATCTGCCTGCCGACCCGGGGCAACGCGACCGGCTATTGCTTCGGGTGATCGGCAGCCCGGATCCCTACGGCAAGCAGATTGACGGAATGGGCGGCGCAAGCTCAAGCACCAGCAAGGTCGTCATCATTGCAACATCGGCGCGCGACGATGCCGACGTGGATTACTACTTTGGCGCGGTCGACATCGAAAAGCCAGTCGTGGATTGGTCGGGCAATTGCGGCAACCTGACTGCTGCGGTCGGTCCGTTTGCCATCAGCGAGGGCCTGGTCTCCGTCCCACCGGACGGTATCGCGGTCGTCAGGATCTGGCAGGCGAACATTTCCAAGATGATCGTTGCGCGCGTGCCCATGAAGGACGGCGAGGTCATGGAGGAAGGCGACTTCGAACTCGATGGTGTGACGTTCCCGGCGGCCGAAATCAAGATCGAGTTCATGGAACCGGGCGGCGATGCGGATGATGAAGGCGGGGCAATGTTTCCAACGGGAAACAAGCTGGATGTGATCGATGTCCCAGGCGTCGGGCCCGTCGAGATGACGATGATCAATGCAGGAAATCCGGCCATCTTCATCGACGCCGCCACGCTGGGCCTGACCGGGACGGAGCTGCAAAAAGACGTGTCGGGCAATGCCGACCTGCTCAAAAAAGCCGAGGCGATCCGGGCACACGCCGCCGTCGCCATGGGCCTCGGCGCATCGGCGGAAGAAGTCAGCCGGACCCGGCTGCATACGCCCAAACTGGCTTTCTTTGCCAAGCCTGCGTCCTACACGGCGTCGAACGGCAAGGCGGTAGGTCAGGACCAGATCGACATTGTCGCGCGCATCTTTTCGATGGGTGCGCTCCATCACGCCATGACAGGCACGGGCGCAGTGGCCATTGCCGTCGGGGCTGCCATCCCGGGCACCCTCGTCAGTCGTGTGCTGGGCGGCAGCCAGACCTCGATCCGCTTCGGTCATCCTTCCGGAACGCTGGCTGTCGGCGCGGAAGCGAAAGAGGTCGAGGGGGAATGGGTGGTCACCAAGGCCATCATGAGTCGTACCGCCCGGCGGCTGATGGAAGGCGTGGTCAGGGTGCCCGCCGTCGGTTAA